One region of Rhizophagus irregularis chromosome 20, complete sequence genomic DNA includes:
- a CDS encoding uncharacterized protein (SECRETED:cutsite_AEA-CI; SECRETED:prob_0.4581); SECRETED:SignalP(1-23), whose product MQFKYLLLIFVFTIVSAALGAEACIDFKRDADAEERNADSEAWRSIIEDISKAVTINYGKGIYSITSNNCEHRSGQFDGKFWKPSFWLYKELKSEADEFNYQNSFYKGYKSHIGNCIRRAGEVVITLVLSIRLNKRNLTEE is encoded by the exons atgcaatttaaatatttgttattgatttTTGTCTTTACTATTGTTTCAGCGG ctTTGGGAGCGGAAGCGTGCATTGATTTCAAACGTGACGCAGACGCAGAAGAACGCAACGCAGATTCGGAAGCGTGGCGGAGTATAATTGAAGACATTTCTAAGGCGGTGACCATTAATTATGGAAAAGGAATATACAGCATAACAAGCAATAATTGTGAGCATCGTTCTGGACAATTTGATGGAAAATTTTGGAAACCCTCTTTTTGGTTATATAAAGAACTTAAAAGTGAAGCTGatgaatttaattatcaaaattcattttataagGGTTATAAGAGTCATATAGGAAATTGTATTAGACGAGCTGGAGAAGTCGTAATTACACTCGTACTAAGCATCAGATTGAACAAGAGAAATTTGACGGAAGAATAG
- a CDS encoding uncharacterized protein (SECRETED:cutsite_TDA-YT; SECRETED:prob_0.8028); SECRETED:SignalP(1-26), with protein MKLQSFYLPIAIFICVCIAFVSVTDAYTASITREMIAGTRCRLWVTDQNNNQIAGDHHYHDCDSNTPKNMTFPNTPNYRIHAKVQGSTRQTKDRGDFNGDVCYHIHGDVGNWWFDPSCY; from the exons ATGAAACTTCAAAGCTTTTACCTTCCTATTGCCATCTTCATCTGTGTCTGCATAGCATTTGTTTCGGTCACTGATG CATATACTGCCTCTATAACTAGGGAAATGATAGCAGGTACTAGGTGTAGACTTTGGGTAAcagatcaaaataataatcaaatagcTGGTGATCATCATTACCACGACTGTGATTCAAATACACCAAAAAACATGACTTTTCCTAATACACCTAATTATCGGATTCATGCAAAAGTACAAGGAAGTACCAGGCAAACGAAAGACCGAGGTGATTTTAATGGAGATGTCTGTTATCATATACATGGTGATGTTGGTAATTGGTGGTTTGATCCAAGCtgttattga